From Nicotiana tabacum cultivar K326 chromosome 22, ASM71507v2, whole genome shotgun sequence, one genomic window encodes:
- the LOC107827541 gene encoding secreted RxLR effector protein 161-like gives MEASKVIDTPIATATRLDMGETGSPMNQTMYRGIIGSLLYLTASRRDIVFSVGLCARFQSNPKESHLKVAKRILRYLKGTQDLVLYYPSDDSFNRIRYADADYAGYLVDRKNTSGMTHFLGPCLISWRTRKQNSVALSTAETEYVAATSCCTQLLWIKQQLEDFGVLTESVPLLCVNTHDEYRSCRCSA, from the exons atggaagcatcaaaggtgatagaTACTCCCATTGCTACtgccactcgactggacatggGTGAAACTGGATCTCCTATGaatcaaaccatgtatagaggcattattgggtctctcCTCTATCTCACTGCCAGCAGACGTGATATTGTTTTTAGTGTGGGGCtgtgtgcaaggtttcaatcaaatcccaaggaatctcacttgaaggtTGCCAAAAGAATactaagatatctcaaaggaacacaGGACCTGGTGTTGTATTATCCGTCAGATGATAGTTTTAATCGGATTAGGTATGCTGATGCAGattatgcaggttatcttgtggacaggaAAAACACTTCGGGAATGACTCACTTCTTAGGTCCATGTCTTATctcttggagaacaaggaagcaaaattcagtggctctttcaacagctgAAACTGAATATGTAGCTGCAACATCCTGCTGTACTCAGCTTTTATGGATTAAGCAACAACTGGAGGACTTTGGGGTACTCACTGAGAGTGTGCCCCTTCTATGT GTGAACACGCATGATGAATATAGAAGCTGTAGATGCAGTGCATGA